The DNA window GGGTCTGCCATTAAATTTCGTCGTGTTTTCTGCGTTTAGCGTCATTATTGTGTCGGCTTCGATGCCAGTGTTCGGAGAGATGATTACCGATCCGGTGGAAACTGTCCGTCGATTAGACAGTGGCATGATTACGGTATTGGGGGCGTTGACGTTCATCTTCGCGACTGTTGGTATTAATATCGTCGCCAATTTTGTTGCACCAGCGTTTGATTTTTCCAATGTGTCACCACAAAAGATCAATTTCAAGTGCGGAGGCTTTATCGCGGCGATTGGTTCCGTGTTACTGACACCTTGGAATTTGTTTAATAACCCAGCGGTCATTCACTATACTGTCGATGTTTTAGGGGCGATGATTGGGCCTTTATACGGGATTATCATTGTCGATTACTATCTGATTAAACGCTGCCAGATGGACATTCCTTCTTTATACACGGAAGCAAAGCACGGTTTATATTGGTATAAAGATGGCGTCAATATGAAAAGCCTCTACGCGCTTGTCGCCTCAGGGGGGATTGCGATTGTCGCGACGTTCTTCATTCCAGAATTGGCCAATTACGCGTTATTCATTGGAGGCGGCTGTTCTGCTGTATTCTATCGTTATCTGATGCAGACGCAAATTGTCACTCAGCCAGCCTATAAGCCAGTGGCCCCTATCAAATAGCCCAACTTTAGACATACGTGCTCATCTCATCCCCTATCAATCGTTGTATTGCTAGGGGATTTTTTCGACCATTGGGTGACACAATCGTAACATTGACTTTCTACTTTGAAACAGTTGCACCGAAACCTATCATTTGTGCACTAAAAGAGCGCTTCTTTACTTGTCGCTACTTATATTGAAACGGTTGAATTTAATTAAGTGATTGAAAATAATTGGAAATTTTTTTATTAAAAAATGGCACAATCGTTGCTTTTTAATTAAATAGCGGTTCAAACGTTTCATGTGTGCCGCTTAACCGTCACCGCAGTGATAAGACCGTAATCAAACAAGTAGGGTTCAAGGATGAGAATCGTAAACTATATCGTCAAAGTCGTCGCCGTGATCGGCGTATTGGCAAGCGTTTCAGCCGCACAAGCGGATCAGTTAGCGAAAGTTGAACAACGAGGAGTACTGAATGTGGCGGTGCCGCAAGATTTTCCGCCATTTGGCTCCATTGGTACTGACATGCAGCAGCATGGCTACGATATCGACATGGCGACGTATCTGGCCAAACAACTGAAGGTGAAATTAAATCTTGTCCCCGTGACCAGTGCCAACCGTATTCCTTATCTGCAAACAGGTAAAGTCGATCTGGTCATTTCTAGCATGGGGAAAAATGCCTCGCGTGCGAAAGTGATCAACTTTAGTGATGCCTATGCACCATTTTATCTTGGGGTCTTTGGTAGTGATGACCAGAAGGTCTCCGACGCTAAACAGCTCAGTGGAAAAACCATCGCGGTGACGCGCGGCTCAGTAGAAGACTTAGTGCTAAGCGATCTGGCTCCAAAAGATGCGCATATTAAACGTTTTGAAGACAACAATGCCACACTGTCTGCTTACCTTTCTGGTCAGGTACGTCTGATTGCCACGGGCAATCTAGTCGTGACCGAAATTGCGAATCGTTACCCAGGAAAAGCCCCTAAAACAAAATTCTTATTAAAAAACTCGCCTTGCTACGTCGGCGTAATGAAAGGCGAACCAGCGCTACTGAATAAAGTGAATGCGTTGATTCAACAAGCCAAGTCGCAGGGAGTATTAAACAGATTGTCAGAAAAATGGCTGAAAGCTCCATTTCCTAAATCACTTGGTGCGTAATGAGTAGGTGACCGATGAGCTATCAGTTAAATTTTTCAGGATTGACCCCTTACATGCCAGAGTTTGTCTCTGGCTTGCAAACGACGATTGAGTTAACGCTCATTTCGACCGTGGGCGGATTGGCGTTAGGAACCGCATGCGCAGCACTGAATATCAGCCGCTATACCGCATGCTCACGCTTATGCTCGTGTTACATTGAAGTGATTCGCAATACCCCGTTCATTGTACAATTATTTTTTATTTTCTTTGGTCTTCCCGCATTGGGCGTCAAACTGTCTGCGTGGGAAGCGGGCGTTATTGCGATGGTCATCAATTTAGGTGCTTACAGCGCGGAAATTTTGCGTTCAGGCATTGCAGCAACGCCCAAAGGTCAGTGGGAAGCAGGGCGGACTTTGGGTCTAACCCATGGACAGATCTTTTGTCGTATTATTTTACCGCCAGCCTATTGCCGAGTGTACCCATCGCTGGTGAGTCAATGCATTATCGTGATGTTGGGCTCAGCGGTGGTCTCACAAATATCAGTAGAAGATTTGACCTTTGCGGCCAACTTTGTGCAGTCACGTAGCTTTTTAAGTTTCGAGTCTTACATTGTCACCGCGCTCATTTATTTGGTGTTGGCGGTGGTTATGCGTCAATTGTTTGCATGGCTGAAACGGCGTGTATTTCGTTACTCATTTCGCTAGGAGTGCTGATGATGATGCAATTTACGGATTGGGATATTCTGCGTAACTTATTGATGGCCGCTCGTTGGACTATTGCGTTATCGCTCATTGCGTTTATCGGTGGTGGCGTGATTGGCTTACTGCTGACGGCGCTGCGCAGCAGCAAGTATCTGTCTTTCGGCCGGGTGATTCAACTGTATGTGGAGCTATTCCAAGGCACGCCTCTTTTGATGCAGTTATTCTTGTGTTTCTTCGGTTTGTCCTTGATCGGAATAGAAGTCAATGCGTGGACCGCCGCGATCATTGCTTTGACACTTTATAGCAGCGCGTATTTTCACGACATTTGGCGTGGGTGTATTGAGTCTCTACCCAAGGGACAATGGGAGGCTTGTCGTACTTTAGGCCTGACTTACCTAGATACCATGCGTTATGTCATCGCGCCACAAGCGATTCAGCTTGCGATTGCTCCGACTGTGGGGTTCTCCGTGCAAATTGTTAAAGGAACAGCTTTGGCCTCTATCATTGGTTTCGTGGAATTAACCAAAGCCGGCACCATGCTAAATAATGCAACTTTTCAGCCTTTTAAAGTGTTCACCTTTGTGGCTATTTTGTATTTTGCTATTTGTTTTCCGCTTTCTGCGTTAGCTCGTTACTTGGAGAAGCACCGTTATGTCCGTCGTTAGTATTGAACAAGTCCATAAATATTATGGTGAAGCCCACGTTTTAAAAGGGGTCGAACTAAAAGTAAAGCAAGGCGAGGTCATCTCCATCATTGGCCGTAGCGGCTCCGGAAAAAGTACCTTATTACGCTGTATTAATGGGCTTGAAGAACACCAAGAAGGAGCAATCATTGTTGATAGCCAAGCGGTTGAAAATGATGATTACAAATTACGTTTACTGAGCCGCAGCGTCGGAATGGTGTTTCAAAGCTTTAATTTATTTCCACACATGACAGTGAGTGACAACGTCACTTTGGCGCCCAAGCTGGTGCTCAAAAAAGACGCGGCCGAATGCCAAGCGTTGGCGAAATCGCTGTTGGAAAAAGTGGGGTTAGCGGATAAATATGACGCCTATCCGGGAGAGCTATCGGGGGGACAACAGCAGCGCGTCGCGATCGCTCGCTCGTTGGCGATGTCACCGAAGGTGTTATTGTGCGATGAAATTACCTCAGCATTGGATCCGGAGTTGGTCGGCGAAGTCCTTAAAGTATTAGAGACGTTAAAAAAGGAAGGCATGACGCTGATTCTTGTTACCCATGAGATGAATTTCGCGCGAGATGTCGGTGACCGTGTGGTGTTCATGAATCAAGGGAAAGTTTGGGAAGAAGGGCCGAGTAACGAGGTATTTGCTCACCCGAAAACGCCCGAGTTACAAAGTTTTCTAGCGGCCGTTCGCTAAGGAAAAAAAGATGACCAATCAGAGCGATTCGTTGAGTGAGCGTATTACCTTTCATTATGAACAACTGAGTCAAAGCGGTCGACGTATTGCGGATTATCTGCAAGGACATCCCGACAAAATTGTCATGCAATCGACTGCGCAGATAGCCAAAGCGTGTGGCGTATCAAAAACCACGGTCAGCCGATTTATTCGTCAATTGGGGTACGATGATCACTTGGCGTTGCGAGAAGAAGTGATTCAGCAACGTGAGCAGGGCGTGCCCGTGCTGACGTCGGAGATTGAAGACCCCAGTATTCGACATGAGATGCAGGCATTAGAGCAACTCTGGGCGCAACTGGCGACTTTGAATATCGACGAACTGATCAAACCGATTGCCACCGCTCGACGGGTGGTGGTGATCGGCTATCGCAATAGTTATCCGGTTGCGTTACATTTACGTCAGCAACTGATGCAATGCCGAGATAATGTTCATTTATTACCCCTGCCTGGGCAAACGGTGGGGGAAGATTTAAGCCAACTCAACGACGATGATTTTGTTATTGTGATCGGTATTCGGCGCCGCGTGACACACTTTGCTCAGCTAATGGAATACTTACGGGCTCATCATACGCTGCTGATCACCGACCAATCCGGACAACGTTATAGCCAACAATGCCAGCATATATTAATCTGTCAGATGAATAATCATGCTCCTTTAGACAGCTATGCTGTGCCGATGAGTTTGATCGCATTTTTGGTGAATCAGGTGTATTTACAGTTAGGAAGTGATGCTGTCACAAAAAGCAGACACATCAGTCAGAGTTATTCTCGTTTACATGAAGTAGAATAACACCAATAACCACCGCTCAATATAAATAGAAACAAGGTAATGAAAGTATTAGAGAAACTAAAAAAAGAATGGTTTATTTTAGGCATGATGGTTGCCATTGCACTGGCGATTGTGACGCCCAATGTGGGTAAAACGGATGGCTGGCTACGGTTGGATATTGTGACCAGTCTTGGTATCGCTTTGGTGTTTTTTCTGCATGGCCTTGGATTGAGTCCGCAAGCCATTAAAGCAGGTTTATCCAATTGGAAATTGCATATCTATGTGCAATTAGCCACATTCGTTGTTTATCCATTATTGTGGGTTATTTTTGGTGATCAATTTTTGGCGTTTATGCCAGCACCGTTGGCGTTTGGTTTTTGTTATTTATTTTCCTTACCGAGTACCGTGTCATCGTCAGTCACGATGACCAGTGTCGGAAAAGGGAATGTACCTGGCGCCATTTTCAATGCGTCTCTTTCTTCTATTATCGGTGTTTTTATTACGCCCGCATTGATCGAAGCGTTTATGGGGTTACAAGGCGCTAACATGAATTTTTGGGAGGCGGTGCTTGATATTGGTAAGCTGTTATTGGTGCCGATGGCCTTGGGTCAATTACTGCGTCCGTATTTAGTGGCGTGGACCACGCGTCATAAAGCCATTGTCGGCAAACTGGATAAATACGTGATCATCCTTATTGTCTATAACGCATTTTGTGATTCGGTAATTAACGGGATTTGGACACAGTTCTCGACGCGTTTACTGTTGCTGTCGATCGCCATTTGTATCGTGGTGTTATTAATTATGGTTCATGGCATTCAATGGGGTGCGCGTTGCTGTGGATTTGAACTGTCTGACGAGGTCGCCGCGGTCTTTTGTGGCACAAAGAAAACCCTCGCCGCCGGCATTCCAATGGCGAAAGTGATTTTTGGGAGTGACCCAAACTTAGGCATGCTGCTGCTTCCTATTATGCTCTACCACCCATTACAAATTTTCTATTGTGCCATGATTGCCAATCGTTATGCCGCGAAAGCGGAGAACAAAGCAACGGTCGCGACCAGTTCGTAACGCGAAACACTTATGCGCAGTAAGTGCTGCGCCGTTTTAAAACAAGGATGTCGTATGAGTATGGATACTCGAATCTTTTGTCAGCAAGGGCCGATGCACTTGCTACCTCATCATGCTGGCTGTCTTTCGGGCTTTCGGTTTGTCTTTAAAGATCTGTTTGATGTGGCCGGCTATGTCACTGGCGCAGGCAATCCACAGTGGTTAGTGACTCATGAACCCGCGCAAGCCACATCGCCGCTTATTGAGGCGCTATTGGCTCATGGAGCGGAATGTGTCGGCCGTGTGCAAACCGATGAATTAGCCTACAGCCTTAACGGACAAAATATCCACTATGGTACTCCGGTGAATCCGGCCGCGCCTGAATGTATCCCCGGTGGATCATCCAGTGGTTCGGCCGTTGCCGTCGCGGGAGGGCTGGCCGATTTTGCTATTGGTACCGACACGGGAGGGTCGATACGCGTTCCCGCGAGTTATACGAATATTTATGGTCTGCGTCCGACCCATGGAGGGCTAAGCTTACAGGCCGCCTTTGAGTTGGCGGGACGGTTTGATACCGCGGGGTTACTCGCAACGCACTTGGATGTGTTAAATAAGGTGTTTCATTTGCTATATCAGGGCAAAGATGCACCGACGGCGTCGCTCACTACGTTGTATCTTGATGATGCCTTCGTTGATTTATTGGGAAGAGAGCGTCAGCAGCGTTTGCAGGCTTGGTGTGATGCGGCTGGTGTTTCGTTAACTCGTGGCTCGCTATGCTTGGCGAGTGACTGGGATTCTCAGCAACTGAGTGAGCTGTTTCGCGTGATACAGGGCTATGACATCATCCAAAATCATGGTCCTTGGTTGCAACGATATGGGCAGAGTTTGGACCCCGCGATCCTCGCTCGGGTCGAGTGGGCTCGGTGTATTACGCAAGAGCACTACCAGCAAGCACTAGAACAATACCATGCCTTTGCTCAGTGGTTACAGAGCGTGATTTTCTCCAGTGGCAGCCTTTGGGTGCTGCCGACAACACCGGGTGGTCCTCCCAGCTTAACGCTCGAACCAGAGGCGCTCGCAACGTATCGCTCGCAACTGATGGGATTGACTGCCTATGCCGGCTTAGCGGGGCTACCTCAGTTACATATTCCTATGCCGGAACTGGCTTTGGGGCCCGCTGGCATTTCATTATTAGGGGCGCCTTATCAAGATGCTCAGCTTCTTTCTATGGCGGCAAAATTGCAGGCAGGGAGCTCAGATGACAGATAAACAAACCGCATTTACGGCTCCTCATTATTTGGCCGCACAAACCGGTCAACGGATTTTAGAGTCTGGTGGCACCGCCTGTGAAGCGATGGTGGCGGCGGCCGCGATGATTACGGTGCAATATCCACACATGAGTGGATTAGGCGGCGATGGTTTTTGGCTCATCGCGAAAGCCGGTGAACGGCCCGTTGCGATTGATGCCAGTGGTCCTGCCGCAGCAGGAGCGACGTTGACATCCTATCAACAACGAGCTGATGGCATTCCTGAAAGTGGTGGCGCTGCGGCACTCACAATGGCCGGAGCCGTTGCGGGGTGGCAAATGGCGTTGCAATACAATCATTCAGGACTGGGTTTGGAGGCGTTGCTGGGAGACGCGATTCAAGCGGCAGAAGCCGGTATTGATGTGACCGATAGTTTGGCGTTCGCCAGTCATAAAACATTCGCTCGTTTGCAAGATGAGCCTCATTTTAATCAATGGTATTTGACTGATAGCATGCCGCTGTCTGCGGGCGAGCAAATCGCTAACGTGGCTCTGAGTAAAACCCTGCAACATATAGCCCACTCTGGCTTGGATGACTTTTATCATGGTGAATTAGCCAAACGCATGGCAGACGATCTCCAAGCGGTTGGCAGCCCACTGCAATTGAGTGATTTTCATGAATATGCAGCACGCTGGTGTGAGCCACTAACGGCTTCGATTTCTAAAGGTCAGTTGTATAACTTAGGGGCACCGACACAGGGACTCGCTTCGCTATTAATTTTAGCCATTTACGATCGCTTAGTGAATGACAACATGCTAGAAATCGATCATGTCCACTGTTTGGTGGAAGCCACAAAACAGGCGTTCATCATCCGAGATCGATTGATTACCGATCCCCAGTGTATGAGCGAAGAATTGCAAGATTACTTAGCCCCGGATCACATTGAAGCGCTGGCACAGGCGGTCGATAGCAATCAAGCTGCACCGTGGCCACATGTGGCTAAGCCGGGGGATACCGTATGGATGGGGGCTTGTGATAAAGATGGAACCATGGTGAGCTACATCCAAAGCTTATATTGGGAGTTTGGTTCTGGTGTTGTTTTACCCCAAACCGGCATCGTATGGAATTGTCGGGGGAAAAGCTTTTCATTAGATGACCGCCATCACAATGTTTTGGCGCCGCGCAAGAAACCGTTTCATACGTTGAATCCAGCCTATGCCGAACTGAACGATGGTCGACGTATGGTGTACGGCACAATGGGCGGTGAAGGACAACCCCAGACGCAAGGGTGTTTGTTCAGCCGTTACGTCTACCAAAATGAGACGTTGCAAGACGCGGTGGCGAAACCAAGATGGTTACTTGGCCGGACATGGGGAACCGCCAAAGACAATTTACGCTTAGAACAAGGACTGTACGATACCTTAGGAGCTAGCTTAAAAAAACGAGGCCACGACGTAACGGTGGTCCCAAACAACAATGAAGTGATGGGGCATGCCGGTGCCATCATGATCTGCGCCAATGGCACTGCACAAGCGACAAGTGATCCGCGCAGTGACGGAACTTACCTACTGGGAGACTTTCATGGATAATCAAACATCAATTTTCGAAACGCTGAATCCACCACAACGTTTATTAATGGGCCCCGGTCCAATCAATGCCTACCCACGAGTGCATCAGGCCATATCCCAATCGCTAATAGGTCAGTACGATCCGGTCATGACGGAGTATATGAATCAAGTACAGAGCTTATATCGCGGCGTTTTTGAGACCAATAATCAACAAACTTTACTTGTCGACGGGACTGCTCGTTCGGGCATTGAGGCGGTCTTAGTGTCCGTATTGAAACCGGGAGATAAAATCTTGATTCCGGTGATTGGCCGGTTTGGTCATTTACTATGTGAAATCGCCCAGCGTGTTGGGGCTGAAATTCGGACAATCAACGTTGAATGGGGACACGTGTGCAGTGCTGAGCAAGTGGAAGACGAAATCAAACGTTTTCAGCCTAAGCTTTTGGCCACCGTGCAAGGGGATACGTCAACGACGATGAATCAACCTCTGAAAGCGATTGGCGAGGTGTGTCATCGTTACGGTGTCTTGTTTTATTGTGATGCGACGGCCTCAATCGCCGGCAATGAACTCAAAGTGGACGAATGGCATTTAGATGCTGTCTCCGCCGGTTTGCAAAAATGTTTAGGTGGGCCGTCTGGTTCATCGCCGATCACATTGAGTGATCAATGTGCTGAAGTCATTAATCGTCGTAAACACGTTGAAGCCGGTATTCGTGCCGCGCATCACAAAGAAGGGGGGGACTTAATGATTCAATCGAATTATTTTGATTTAGCCATGATCATGGATTATTGGGGCCCAGAGCGTTTGAATCATCATACAGAGGCGACGTCAATGTTGTATGCCGCACGAGAATGCGCGCGGTTATTCTTAGAAGAAGGCCCAGACAAGGTGATCGCTCGACATAAGCAAGCGGGTGAGGCGTTAGCCGCTGGGTTATCGGCGATGGGGCTACGCTTGTTTGGCGACCAAACTCAGAAAATGAATAATGTGGTCGGCGTTTATATCCCCGATGGCGTGCAGGGCGATGAGGTACGTTCAGAGCTTCTTAACCGCTTTGGGATTGAAATTGGCACCTCGTTTGGCCCTCTCCACGGTAAAATTTGGCGGATTGGCACCATGGGATATAACGCTCATCAAGAGTGCGTACTGACCACACTGGCAGCGCTAGAATCCATTTTGATTCGCCACCGAGCACGTATTGATGTTGGCCAAGCGGTTGGCGCCGCGATGGCATTTTATCGCTAGGATGGGTGTCCGTTAACAGAAGGAAGAAAAGCATGGATAGCGCTTTATTGGCCGCACATCAGATTATGGAATACGCTGATATCTTGGCGACATTCAGTGCCGATGATGATGGCATCACACGTGCATACTTAACTGAGCAGCACCAACAAGCTCACCAGCAAATACAAGCCTGGATGGAACACGCTGGGCTATTGAGTTGGGAAGACAGCGTCGGCAATCAGTGGGGTAGAAAAGTGTCGCCGAATCCCACCTTGCCAACCTTAATTATTGGCTCTCATAGTGACACCGTCACTAATGCAGGGAAATATGATGGTAATTTAGGCATTTTATTGGCCATTGCTGCGCTAGACCAATTGCGTGAGGTCGCGTTACCTTTCCATGTGGATGTGGTGGCTTTTGCTGATGAAGAAGGGACACGCTTTAATACCACACTCATTGGCTCTTCCGCCGTGGCTGGTATCTACCAATCACAGTGGCTTACCGTAACGGACCGTGATGGGGTGACGATGGGCGATGCCATGCGCAAGTTTGGTCTCGATCCTGCAAACATTGCCTCCGCTGCTCGGCGTGCAAGTGATGTCTCCGCTTATTTAGAGGTGCATATTGAGCAAGGTCCGGTGTTAGAAGCCAACAACCGTGCGGTCGGAGTGGTGTCCGGTATTGCAGGAGCTAAGCGTTATGAGTTGAACGTAACTGGAACAGCGGGGCATGCGGGGACAGTGCCGCTGTCGTTGCGACGAGATGCGTTGTGCGGCGCGGCGGAAATGATTCAGTTCATTGAATATTACGCAGGGAAGCATGATATGGTCGCAACCGTTGGTATGTGTCATACCCCGCAGGGGGCGGTCAATGTCATTCCGGGCAAGACGCAATTTACGTTAGATATCCGTAGTGAGAATCAAGACAAGTTAGAACATGCTGCGCAAGAAATTATGGTGGCACTTGAACGTATTGCCAAGCATCGTCAATTGCAGTTAGAGGTCAGTAATATCTATGATGCTCCCGCGGTTCTGTGTAGCGAGGGATTGAGTCAATTGTGGGCAGATGCGGTTCATCGTGTGACAGGACAAGAGGCGTTACTGTTGCCGAGCGGTGCCGGTCATGATGGTCTGGCGATGGCAACACTTACTGAGGTTGGCATGCTCTTTGTACGTTGTGAAAAGGGCATCAGTCACCATCCAGCAGAGCAAGTAAGTGTCGACGATGTGAGTGTCGCTTTGCAGACTTTGGTTGCCATGATTCAAGGTTTGTCACTCAAGCAATAATCGTGACGGTTTGTTCCATGGTTATCGAGCAAACCGTCCATTCCTATCAGTGTGCAGCATGGCGTTCATAGACTCGCTGACCTGCAACATAGGTCGATTGTACGACGGATTCGTTCCCTAAGAGCAGTAACGCAAATAATCGGCTTTTTATATCGGCAACGTGTCTGATTCGTTGTTTGAGTATCGGTAAATTATCGACATTAATCACGATGAAATCGGCTTCCGTGCCTGTGTTTAGGTTACCAATCTTATCCTCAAGAGACATCGAGACCGCGGTGCCTTGTGTACATTGATACAAGGATTCTAAGGGGTTAAGGCAATGCGCTTGCATTTGACATGCTTTGTACGCATCCGCTAGGTTTTCAAATAAAGACAGACGAGTTCCGGCGCCAATATCACTGCCAAATGCGATATTGCCGTCGAGGTTTTTGACTTTTTGGTAGGGAAATAGTCCCTTACCTAAGAAGAAGTTTGAAGTGGGGCAACTCACAATCGTTGCGTCGGATTGAGCGATGCGCTTAAATTCTTCATCACTAAAATAGAGGCAATGACCGAGCAGTGAACGTTCACGTATCAGCCCTGATTGTTCGAAGATCGATAAATAGTCTCGATGCTGCGGGTAGAGACTTTTGGCAAGTTCTACCTCAGCAAGACTGTCACTTAAATGACTTTGAATAAAAATATCGGGGTGACGTTTGGCTATGTGAGTGATTTCGGTAAGAAGTTGGGGGGTACATGCCACCGCATAGCGCGGCGACAGAGCATATAAATGACGCCCATTATTATGCCAACGTTCAATTAATGCTTCTGTCTGATAGGCGGCTTCTGCTGGTTTATCTCTCATCATATCCGAAGCAAATCTATCCATCATCACTTTACCGCAGATCATGCGAGCCTGATATAATTCGGTGGCTTCAAAGAAAGCGTCGACTGATTCTGGGAAACGGGCCGCAAAGACACTGGCGGTAGTCGTACCGTTTGCAAAGAGTTGGTTGAGAAAATCGATCGCTTGTGCTTTAGCATAGTTTTTATCTTGATATTTCTTTTCAGTCGGATAGGTATAGGTTTTTAACCAATCAAGCAGTTGTTTGCCATAACTGGCCATGATTTCCATTTGCGGATAATGAACATGGGCGTCGATTAAACCAGGCAGGATAAGCCCATGATGATGAGTCACAGGGTGGTGATTTGGGTTCAGCGTAGTTTGATGATGCAAAAAATGGTCGTAAGTATTGAGATATTCAATACGGCTACCACGTGTGATTAATATGCCATCATCATAATACTGATAATCGTTTTGTGGGGATCTCGTTACCCGAGGAAAGTGAAATATTCTACCGCGATGAATCTGTATACAATCGTCCATAATTCTACTAAGTATGTTTGTGATAGTCACTGTGTCGCATTTCATCCCATCAGATTGTGGCTAGAGACAATCTCGTGTATTCGATAAAACGCGTTTATGTGGGAAGATAATTCTACTTCCTCTACTCTAATCAATAACTTACCATAGCCTTATGAAACTTGGCGAATCGAAAGGGGACGTCACCATTTATTTTTGTCTTTTTTTTTGAGAATAGTTACAAAAATAGGTTGAATGACCTCGCGTTGACTAAAATTAACATGTCAGTGTCTTTATATCATCTATGGAAGGGAGCGAGATGAACATTCATTCCGGCGTTCATAATTATATGGAAATTTTAGTTGGGCAAGCATTAGTCGAGTTGGATTTTCAATGGTATTATCACGAAGAGCAGCTAGCCGATGTAGCTTGCCTCGCGCTTAACCAACTGCGGCC is part of the Vibrio zhugei genome and encodes:
- a CDS encoding transporter substrate-binding domain-containing protein, translating into MRIVNYIVKVVAVIGVLASVSAAQADQLAKVEQRGVLNVAVPQDFPPFGSIGTDMQQHGYDIDMATYLAKQLKVKLNLVPVTSANRIPYLQTGKVDLVISSMGKNASRAKVINFSDAYAPFYLGVFGSDDQKVSDAKQLSGKTIAVTRGSVEDLVLSDLAPKDAHIKRFEDNNATLSAYLSGQVRLIATGNLVVTEIANRYPGKAPKTKFLLKNSPCYVGVMKGEPALLNKVNALIQQAKSQGVLNRLSEKWLKAPFPKSLGA
- a CDS encoding amino acid ABC transporter permease yields the protein MSYQLNFSGLTPYMPEFVSGLQTTIELTLISTVGGLALGTACAALNISRYTACSRLCSCYIEVIRNTPFIVQLFFIFFGLPALGVKLSAWEAGVIAMVINLGAYSAEILRSGIAATPKGQWEAGRTLGLTHGQIFCRIILPPAYCRVYPSLVSQCIIVMLGSAVVSQISVEDLTFAANFVQSRSFLSFESYIVTALIYLVLAVVMRQLFAWLKRRVFRYSFR
- a CDS encoding amino acid ABC transporter permease, producing MMQFTDWDILRNLLMAARWTIALSLIAFIGGGVIGLLLTALRSSKYLSFGRVIQLYVELFQGTPLLMQLFLCFFGLSLIGIEVNAWTAAIIALTLYSSAYFHDIWRGCIESLPKGQWEACRTLGLTYLDTMRYVIAPQAIQLAIAPTVGFSVQIVKGTALASIIGFVELTKAGTMLNNATFQPFKVFTFVAILYFAICFPLSALARYLEKHRYVRR
- a CDS encoding amino acid ABC transporter ATP-binding protein; translated protein: MSVVSIEQVHKYYGEAHVLKGVELKVKQGEVISIIGRSGSGKSTLLRCINGLEEHQEGAIIVDSQAVENDDYKLRLLSRSVGMVFQSFNLFPHMTVSDNVTLAPKLVLKKDAAECQALAKSLLEKVGLADKYDAYPGELSGGQQQRVAIARSLAMSPKVLLCDEITSALDPELVGEVLKVLETLKKEGMTLILVTHEMNFARDVGDRVVFMNQGKVWEEGPSNEVFAHPKTPELQSFLAAVR
- a CDS encoding MurR/RpiR family transcriptional regulator; translated protein: MTNQSDSLSERITFHYEQLSQSGRRIADYLQGHPDKIVMQSTAQIAKACGVSKTTVSRFIRQLGYDDHLALREEVIQQREQGVPVLTSEIEDPSIRHEMQALEQLWAQLATLNIDELIKPIATARRVVVIGYRNSYPVALHLRQQLMQCRDNVHLLPLPGQTVGEDLSQLNDDDFVIVIGIRRRVTHFAQLMEYLRAHHTLLITDQSGQRYSQQCQHILICQMNNHAPLDSYAVPMSLIAFLVNQVYLQLGSDAVTKSRHISQSYSRLHEVE
- a CDS encoding bile acid:sodium symporter family protein; amino-acid sequence: MKVLEKLKKEWFILGMMVAIALAIVTPNVGKTDGWLRLDIVTSLGIALVFFLHGLGLSPQAIKAGLSNWKLHIYVQLATFVVYPLLWVIFGDQFLAFMPAPLAFGFCYLFSLPSTVSSSVTMTSVGKGNVPGAIFNASLSSIIGVFITPALIEAFMGLQGANMNFWEAVLDIGKLLLVPMALGQLLRPYLVAWTTRHKAIVGKLDKYVIILIVYNAFCDSVINGIWTQFSTRLLLLSIAICIVVLLIMVHGIQWGARCCGFELSDEVAAVFCGTKKTLAAGIPMAKVIFGSDPNLGMLLLPIMLYHPLQIFYCAMIANRYAAKAENKATVATSS
- a CDS encoding amidase; amino-acid sequence: MSMDTRIFCQQGPMHLLPHHAGCLSGFRFVFKDLFDVAGYVTGAGNPQWLVTHEPAQATSPLIEALLAHGAECVGRVQTDELAYSLNGQNIHYGTPVNPAAPECIPGGSSSGSAVAVAGGLADFAIGTDTGGSIRVPASYTNIYGLRPTHGGLSLQAAFELAGRFDTAGLLATHLDVLNKVFHLLYQGKDAPTASLTTLYLDDAFVDLLGRERQQRLQAWCDAAGVSLTRGSLCLASDWDSQQLSELFRVIQGYDIIQNHGPWLQRYGQSLDPAILARVEWARCITQEHYQQALEQYHAFAQWLQSVIFSSGSLWVLPTTPGGPPSLTLEPEALATYRSQLMGLTAYAGLAGLPQLHIPMPELALGPAGISLLGAPYQDAQLLSMAAKLQAGSSDDR
- a CDS encoding gamma-glutamyltransferase family protein, translating into MTDKQTAFTAPHYLAAQTGQRILESGGTACEAMVAAAAMITVQYPHMSGLGGDGFWLIAKAGERPVAIDASGPAAAGATLTSYQQRADGIPESGGAAALTMAGAVAGWQMALQYNHSGLGLEALLGDAIQAAEAGIDVTDSLAFASHKTFARLQDEPHFNQWYLTDSMPLSAGEQIANVALSKTLQHIAHSGLDDFYHGELAKRMADDLQAVGSPLQLSDFHEYAARWCEPLTASISKGQLYNLGAPTQGLASLLILAIYDRLVNDNMLEIDHVHCLVEATKQAFIIRDRLITDPQCMSEELQDYLAPDHIEALAQAVDSNQAAPWPHVAKPGDTVWMGACDKDGTMVSYIQSLYWEFGSGVVLPQTGIVWNCRGKSFSLDDRHHNVLAPRKKPFHTLNPAYAELNDGRRMVYGTMGGEGQPQTQGCLFSRYVYQNETLQDAVAKPRWLLGRTWGTAKDNLRLEQGLYDTLGASLKKRGHDVTVVPNNNEVMGHAGAIMICANGTAQATSDPRSDGTYLLGDFHG